The following DNA comes from Occultella kanbiaonis.
GGCAGCGCCCTCATCCACGACGGCGTCCTGGTGCCGAACCTCGAGCTCGGGCACCTCGAGCTCGACGGCCACGACGCCGAGACGCGCGCCGCCTCCTCCGTCAAGGACAAGGAGGGCCTCAGCTACGCCAAGTGGGCCGAGCGGCTGCAGCGGTACTTCGCGCACGTGGAGTTCCTGTTCTCCCCCGACCTGTTCATCGTCGGCGGCGGGGTGTCCAAGGACCACGAGAAGTTCCTGCCGCTGCTGGAGCTGCGCGCGCCGATCGTGCCCGCGAAGCTGCGCAACACCGCCGGCATCGTCGGTGCCGCGGCGCTGGCGGCGCGGGACCGCTAGTCCCCGGCGCGCCGGCGCAGGTGCAGGCCGACCAGGAACCAGGCGAGCCCGGCCTGCCCCTCGGTGGCGATCCAGGTGATGACGGTCGCGGCCGTGCCTCCCACGGCCAGGCCGAGCCCGACCCCGGCCAGTAGCAGCGGCAGTCCGCAGACCAGCGGCACCGAGACGAGGCGCGGCAGGGCGCCGGGCCTCAGGCAGGCGATGCCGAGCACGGTCGCTCCGAGGTACATCAGGTGCGCCAGCGACCAGGCCGGGATGCCGATCACGGCCACCGCCGCGGCGGCGTCGCCGGGCAGCAGCGGGCCGACCAGGTTCACGAGGTAGCCCAGGACCGTGGCCAGCAGGCCGAACCGGATCAGGCCGATGCCCCAGGCGCCCAGCCTGCCCAGGACCGCCCGGTAGCGGCGGTGGAACGCGCCGAACCCGGCCAGGACGAATGCGATGGCGATCAGGCCCGCCACGTTCGAGACCGTGTAGGCCGCGGTGCCGGACGGCTCGCCGGCGAGGTATCCGGCGGCTGCGAACACGGCCGCGCCGGCCATCATCGCCGCGCCGGCGAGCCGGGTCCGTGGCGCTGCCGGGCCGTCCACTTCTGCGGTCTTGAGGATGGGCGAGGTCTGCATCGTCACTGTTCTCCTACTGACATCGGGCGAGGCCCGCCGTCCGGCGATCCCTACACCCCATGCTGCCGGTGCCGCGACATGGCCGCACTCCCCCGGACGGGCCGAGGCTCTCCCCCGAGCGAGGGATCGTGCGGCGACCGGACGGCGCGCGCTCGGTCACAATTGCAGCCGGTAGCCGACGCCCGCCTCGGTGATCAGGTGCCGGGGTCGCGCGGGATCGGGCTCGAGCTTTCGACGCAGTTGCGCCATGTACACCCGCAGGTAGTGCGTCTCGACATCAAGGTTCGGGCCGCGCAGCTCCTGGAGCAGCTCGCGCCGCCCGACGATCTTGCCGACGTTGCGGGTGAGCAGCTCGAGCAGGTGCCACTCGGTCGGCGTCAGCCGCACGGTCTCCCCCGACGCGAGCACCACGCGCCGAAGGGCCAGGTCAACCGTGAACGCCCCGGCGCGCACCACGGGTGGGTCCTCCTCCGCCGGGCGGCGCCGGACGGCGGCCCTGATCCGGGCGAGCAGCTCGTCCGTCCCGAACGGCTTGGTCACGTAGTCGTCCGCGCCGGCGTCCAGCGCTTCGACCTTGTCGTCGCTGGTCTGGCGCGCGGAGAGCACCACGATCGGAAGGGTCGACCAGCTGCGGATCGCGCGCAGCACGTCCATGCCGTCCAGGTCGGGCAGCCCCAGGTCCAGGACGACGACGTCCGGGTGCCAGTCGGTGACCGCCTGGACGGCCGCCGCGCCGGTCGTGGCCACCTGGGCCTCGTACCGGTTCGCCCGGAACACGACCGCGAGTGCCCGGGCCAGGGCGGGCTCGTCGTCAACGATCAGTACGCGCGTCATGGTGCATCCGCTGGCAGGGGCAGGGTCGCGATCATCGTAAGGCCGCCGCCCGGGGTGTCCTCGGCCTCCAGGGTGCCGCCGTTGGCCTCGATGAAACCCCGCGCGACGGCGAGTCCGAGGCCGAGGCCGTGTCCCTGGGGCACGTCGCCGAGGCGCTGGAACGCCGCGAACATCTGCTCCTTGCGCTCGTCCGGCACCCCGGGACCGCGGTCGACGACGCGGATCATCAGCGAGCCGCCGACCTGCTCCGCGACCACCCGGACCCGCGTTCCTGGAGCGGTGTGACGGACCGCGTTCTCGATGACGTTCGCGAGCGCCCGCTCGAGCAGGCCCGCGTCCGCGCGCAGCAGCGGCAGGTTCTCCGGCACGTCGATCTCGATCGCCGAGACGCCGACGGCGCCGGCCGCGAGGGGCACGACCTCATCGAGTGCCACGGGGTCCAGGTGGGGGGTCACCACGCCGGCGTCGATGCGGCTCATATCGAGCAGGTTGTCGATCAGGGACTGCAGCCGGTCGGTCTGTTCCTCGACGTCGGCCAGGAGGGTCCGCCGGTCCTCGGGCGCGATCTGCGTGGACGAGCGCAGCGCGGTGATCGCCGCCTTGATCGAGGTCAGCGGCGTGCGCAGGTCGTGCGAGACCGCGGCGAGGAGCGCGGTGCGGGTCGCGTCGCGTTCGCGTGCGATGCGGGCCGAACGCGCCTGGGCGCGCAGGTGCTCCCGCTCCAGCAGCGAGTTCAGGTACTGCCCGACGGCGCCCACGAACCGGACCTGCCCGGGCGAGAGGGTGCCGCCACGCAACGCGAGCGAGAGGTCCTCGTCGATCTGGATGGTCGAGGACGCCTGCTCCGGCGTGCTCGGCGGCTCACCGGACGAGGTCTCCAGGATCTGCCACGCCGACCCGGCGCCCGTGCGGACCAGCGCCACCCCGCCGACGCCCAGCGTCTCCCGCAGTTGCTCGAGCACGGCGGGCACGGCGTCGGTGGCCCGGACCACGGCACCGGCGATCGAGGTCAACGCGTCGGCCTCGGCCCGGGCCCGCGCGGCCTCCAGGGTGCGGCGGGCGGCGAGGTCGACGACCGTCGAGACGCCCACCGCCACCGCCAGCAGGATCCCGATGGCGAGCGCGTGCTGCGGCTGCGCGATCGTCAGGGTGCGCACCGGTGGCGCGAACAGGAAGTTGCTGAGCAGGCCGCCGAGCACCGCGCTGAACAGCGCGGGGCGCAGCCCGCCGACCAGCGCAACCCCGACGGTGAGGCTGAGGAACAGCATCAGGGCCGTCGGGAGGGAGTCCAGATCGCCCGCCACGGTGCAGATCCAGGACAGCACCGGTGGGCCGGCCAGTGCCATGGACCACGCCAGGACGGTGCGGCGCCGGGTCAGCACGCCCCGTGGCGGTCGGCGGCGGGTACCGCCCCTGGCCCCCTCGTGCGGGACCACGAGCACGTCGATGTCACCGGATCCGTCGATCACCCGCGCCGCCACCCCGGGCGCGAGGGCGCCGGCGACGCGACTCCTGCGGGTGACGCCGAGCAGGATCTGGTTGGCGTTGACGCCGCGGGCGAAGTCGAGGACGGCGCCGGGCACGTCGTCGCTGAGCACGGTGTGCCAACTGCCGCCGAGTGACTCGACCAGGGTGCGGTGCTTCCCGAGCGAGTCCGGTGCGACCCCGGTGAGGCCGTCGCTGCGGAGCACGTGGATGGCCAGGAACTCGGCGCGGCTGCCGCGCTGGGCGATCCGGGCGGCCCGCCGCACCAGGGTCTCGGTCTCGGTGCCGCCGGTGACGGCGACGACCAGGCGCTCCCTAGCCGGCCATGGCTCGGCGATGTCGTGGTCCCTGCGGTAGGCCTCCAGCGCCTCGTCGACCCGGTCCGCGGTCCACAGCAGCGCGAGCTCACGCAGCGCGGTCAGGTTCCCGACCCGGAAGTAGTTCGACATGGCGGCGTCGATCTTCTCGGCCGGGTAGACGTTGCCGTGGGAGAGCCGACGGCGCAGCGACTCCGGGCTCATGTCGACGAGTTCGATCTGGTCGGCTCGCCGGACGATCTCGTCCGGGATCGTCTCCTGCTGCCGGACCCCGGTGATCGACGCCACGACGTCGTTCAGGCTCTCCAGGTGCTGGATGTTGACGGTCGTGACGACGTCGATGCCGGCGTCGAGCAGTTCCTCGACGTCCTCCCAGCGCTTGGCGTTGCGGCTGCCCGGGACGTTGGTGTGGGCGAGCTCGTCGACCAGGGCGACCTGCGGCGCTCGGGCCAGGACGGCGTCCAGGTCCATCTCGGTGAAGTCGGCGCCGCGGTGCCCCAGCTCGCGTCGCGGGACGATCTCGAGGCCGTCCAGGAGCGCCGCCGTGTGGGCGCGGCCGTGCGTCTCGACGAGCCCGACGACGACGTCGACGCCGCGACCGATCCGGCGGCGCCCCTCGTCGAGCATCGCGTAGGTCTTCCCGACGCCCGCCGAGGCGCCGAGGTAGACCCGCAGGCGCCCACGGTGACCGGCGCCGTCGGGCTTGTCGTGCTCCGTCATGCGCTCAGCCTGTCACTGCTCCAGCGCGAGGAGCGCCGCGTTCAGTTCGACGACGTTCACGCGGGGGGCGCCGAGGAAGCCGAGCTCGGGGGTGGTGGTCGCCTGGGCGAGGAGTTCGCGGACGACGGCGTCGCTGAGGCCACGCTCCCGGGCCACCCTCGCGACCTGCAGGTCGGCGTACTCGGGTGAGATGTGCGGGTCGAGGCCGGAGCCGGAGGCGGTGACGGCATCGACGGGAACCAGATCAGGGTCGACACCCTCGCGCTCGGCGACCTCGGCGCGCCGTGCCTGCACGCCTGCGAGCAGCTCGGGGTTCTCCGGGCCGAGGTTCGAGGCACCAGAGGCGAGCGGGTCGTACCCGTCCCCGGCGACCGACGGCCGGGACCGGAACCACTCGTCGCCGTCGAAGGTCTGGCCGATCAGGCTCGACCCGACGGTCTCGCCGTCGACGACGACCAAGGACCCGTTCGCCCGGGCGGGCATCAGGGCGCCGACGCCGAAGACGGCGAGGGGGTAGCCGAGTCCGAGGATGACGGTCATCACGAGCAGGACCCGCAGGCCGGCGAGGGACTGTTTGAGGAATGCGGACATGGTGCAGTGCTCCAGTCGAGGGTTCAGAAGCCCGGTAGCAGGGAGACGACGAGGTCGATGAGCTTGATGCCGACGAACGGGGCGATCAGTCCCCCGAGGCCGTAGACGAGCAGGTTGCCGCGCAGCATCGCGGAGGCTCCGCGGGGGCGGTACCGCACGCCGCGCAACGCGACCGGGATGAGGGCGACGATGATCAGCGCGTTGAAGATGACCGCGGACAGCATCGCCGACTCCGGTGAGGACAGCCCCATCAGGTTGATACGGTCGAGCTGCGGGTACAGGCCCGCGAACATGGCCGGGATGATCGCGAAGTACTTCGCGACGTCGTTCGCGATCGAGAACGTGGTGAGCGCGCCGCGGGTGATCAGCAGTTGCTTGCCGATCGCGACGACCTCGATGAGCTTCGTGGGGTTGGAGTCCAGGTCCACCATGTTTCCGGCCTCCTTCGCGGCCGAGGTCCCGGTGTTCATCGCGACGCCGACGTCCGCCTGGGCCAGGGCAGGGGCGTCGTTCGTGCCGTCGCCGGTCATGGCAACCATCCGCCCGGCGGCCTGCTCGGACTTGATGAGCGCCATCTTGTCCTCGGGCTTGGCCTCGGCGAGGTAGTCGTCGACGCCGGCCTCGGCCGCGATGGCGCGCGCGGTGAGCGCGTTGTCGCCGGTGATCATCACCGTGCGGATCCCCATCCTGCGGAGCTCGTCGAACCGCTCCCGCAGACCGGACTTGACGACGTCCTTGAGGTGGATGACGCCGAGCGCGCGGGCCGGGGCGTCACCGCGCTGCTCGGCCACCACCAGCGGGGTCCCGCCCGATGCGCTGATCGAGTCGACGCTCTCGCCGACGTCCGCGGTCGGGTGACCGCCGTTCTCGCGCACCCAGGCCATCACCGCCGACGCGGCGCCCTTGCGGATCCGCCGGATGCCGGAGTGCGTCTGCACGTCCACACCGCTCATCCGGGTCTGGGCGGTGAACGGGACGAACGTCGCGGTCGGGAGCTGGTCGTGGAACAGCAGGCGCATGTCGTAGCGCTCCTTGGCGAGCACCACGACGGAGCGCCCCTCGGGGGTCTCGTCCGCGAGGCTGGACATCTGCGCGGCCTCGGCGAGCTCGACCTCGGTCACCTGCCCGGCGGGGAGGACCTCGACGGCCTGCCGGTTGCCGAGCGTGATCGTGCCGGTCTTGTCCAGCAGCAGCACGTCGACGTCACCGGCGGCCTCGACGGCGCGGCCGGACAGCGCCATCACGTTGCGCTGGATCAGCCGGTCCATGCCCGCGATACCGATCGCGGACAGCAGCGCGCCGATCGTGGTCGGGATCAGGCAGACGAGCAGGGCGACGAGCACGATCAGCGGCTGGGCCTGCCCGGAGTAGACCGCGAACGGCTGCAGGGTCACCACGGCGAGCAGGAAGATCAGCGTGAGGCTGGCCAGCAGCAGGTTCAGCGCGATCTCGTTGGGCGTCTTCTGCCGTGCGGAGCCCTCGACCAGCGAGATCATCCGGTCCAGGAACGTCTCGCCGGCCTTGGCGGTGATGCGCACCACGATGCGGTCCGAGAGGACCTTGGTGCCGCCGGTGACCGACGAGCGGTCACCGCCCGACTCCCGGATGACGGGCGCCGACTCCCCGGTGACGGCCGACTCGTCGACGGAAGCGACGCCGTCGACCACGTCTCCGTCGCTGGGGATCACCTCACCGGCCTCGACGACGACGAGGTCTCCGACCTCGAGTGCCGTGCCCGGCACCGATTCCTCGGTGTCGTCACCGCGGAGGCGGCGGGCCATCGCGGTGGTGCGCGCCTTGCGCAGCGAGTCGGCCTGGGCCTTGCCGCGGCCCTCGGCGACGGACTCGGCGAGGTTGGCGAACACGACCGTGGCCCAGAGCCACACGGTGATCGACCAGGCGAACAGGGACGGGTGCACGACGGCCAGGACGGTCGTGGCCACCGCGCCGACCCAGACGACGAACATCACCGGATAGCGGATCTGGTGCCGCGGATCGAGCTTGCGCAGGGCGTCCGGAAGGGACCGCAGCAGCTGCCGCGGGTGGAACGCGCCGGCCCGGACCCGTGTGGCAGGAGCGTGGTCGGTCTCGGGGGTGGTGGTGGTCAGGGTGGTCACAGCAGAGCCTCCGAAAGAGGAGCGAGAGCAAGAGCGGGGAAGAAGGTCAGTCCGGCGACGATCAGCACCACGAAGCCGAGCAGACCGACGAAGACGGGCCCGTGGGTGGGCAGGGTTCCGGTGGTCTCGGAGACCTTCCGCTGGCTGGCGAGCGATCCCGCCAGAGCCAGCACCAGGACGATCGGGACGAACCGGCCGAACAGCATGGCCAGACCGAGGGCGGTGTTCTGGTACGGCGTGTTGGCACCGAAGCCGGCGAACGCCGAGCCGTTGTTGTTCACGGTCGAGGCGTAGGCGTAGAGGATCTCGGAGAGCCCGTGCGGTCCGCTCTCCTGCACGGAGGCGTCGACGAGAGCGGGGCTCGCGGCGGTGATGGCGGCGCCGGCGAGCAGCAGGGTCGGCATGGTGAGGATGTAGAGGGCCACCAGTGTGACCTGCTTCCGGCCGATCTTCTTGCCGAGGTACTCGGGCGTGCGGCCGACCATCAGTCCGGCCAGGAACACCGCGAGCACGGCCATCACGAGCATCCCGTACAGGCCGGCGCCGACACCACCGGGCGCCACCTCGCCGAGCATCATGTTCAGCAGCGTGACGCCGCCGCCGAGGCCGGTGTAGGAGTCGTGGAAGCTGTTCACCGATCCGGTCGAGGTCCCGGTCGTCGAAGCGCCGAACAGCGCGGATGCCGCAGGCCCGAACCGGAGTTCCTTGCCCTCCATGGCGCCGCCGGCGGCGCCGGGCACGGTGCCGAACCCGCGCATCTCAGCCCACGTGGTGATGGTGACGGCGGCGAGCCAGAGCGTGGCCATCACGGAGACGATCGCCGTGCCCTGCCGCTGGTTGCCGGCCATCCGCCCGAAGGTGCGCGGCAG
Coding sequences within:
- a CDS encoding response regulator gives rise to the protein MTRVLIVDDEPALARALAVVFRANRYEAQVATTGAAAVQAVTDWHPDVVVLDLGLPDLDGMDVLRAIRSWSTLPIVVLSARQTSDDKVEALDAGADDYVTKPFGTDELLARIRAAVRRRPAEEDPPVVRAGAFTVDLALRRVVLASGETVRLTPTEWHLLELLTRNVGKIVGRRELLQELRGPNLDVETHYLRVYMAQLRRKLEPDPARPRHLITEAGVGYRLQL
- a CDS encoding sensor histidine kinase, which gives rise to MTEHDKPDGAGHRGRLRVYLGASAGVGKTYAMLDEGRRRIGRGVDVVVGLVETHGRAHTAALLDGLEIVPRRELGHRGADFTEMDLDAVLARAPQVALVDELAHTNVPGSRNAKRWEDVEELLDAGIDVVTTVNIQHLESLNDVVASITGVRQQETIPDEIVRRADQIELVDMSPESLRRRLSHGNVYPAEKIDAAMSNYFRVGNLTALRELALLWTADRVDEALEAYRRDHDIAEPWPARERLVVAVTGGTETETLVRRAARIAQRGSRAEFLAIHVLRSDGLTGVAPDSLGKHRTLVESLGGSWHTVLSDDVPGAVLDFARGVNANQILLGVTRRSRVAGALAPGVAARVIDGSGDIDVLVVPHEGARGGTRRRPPRGVLTRRRTVLAWSMALAGPPVLSWICTVAGDLDSLPTALMLFLSLTVGVALVGGLRPALFSAVLGGLLSNFLFAPPVRTLTIAQPQHALAIGILLAVAVGVSTVVDLAARRTLEAARARAEADALTSIAGAVVRATDAVPAVLEQLRETLGVGGVALVRTGAGSAWQILETSSGEPPSTPEQASSTIQIDEDLSLALRGGTLSPGQVRFVGAVGQYLNSLLEREHLRAQARSARIARERDATRTALLAAVSHDLRTPLTSIKAAITALRSSTQIAPEDRRTLLADVEEQTDRLQSLIDNLLDMSRIDAGVVTPHLDPVALDEVVPLAAGAVGVSAIEIDVPENLPLLRADAGLLERALANVIENAVRHTAPGTRVRVVAEQVGGSLMIRVVDRGPGVPDERKEQMFAAFQRLGDVPQGHGLGLGLAVARGFIEANGGTLEAEDTPGGGLTMIATLPLPADAP
- the kdpC gene encoding potassium-transporting ATPase subunit KdpC codes for the protein MSAFLKQSLAGLRVLLVMTVILGLGYPLAVFGVGALMPARANGSLVVVDGETVGSSLIGQTFDGDEWFRSRPSVAGDGYDPLASGASNLGPENPELLAGVQARRAEVAEREGVDPDLVPVDAVTASGSGLDPHISPEYADLQVARVARERGLSDAVVRELLAQATTTPELGFLGAPRVNVVELNAALLALEQ
- the kdpB gene encoding potassium-transporting ATPase subunit KdpB, whose amino-acid sequence is MTTLTTTTPETDHAPATRVRAGAFHPRQLLRSLPDALRKLDPRHQIRYPVMFVVWVGAVATTVLAVVHPSLFAWSITVWLWATVVFANLAESVAEGRGKAQADSLRKARTTAMARRLRGDDTEESVPGTALEVGDLVVVEAGEVIPSDGDVVDGVASVDESAVTGESAPVIRESGGDRSSVTGGTKVLSDRIVVRITAKAGETFLDRMISLVEGSARQKTPNEIALNLLLASLTLIFLLAVVTLQPFAVYSGQAQPLIVLVALLVCLIPTTIGALLSAIGIAGMDRLIQRNVMALSGRAVEAAGDVDVLLLDKTGTITLGNRQAVEVLPAGQVTEVELAEAAQMSSLADETPEGRSVVVLAKERYDMRLLFHDQLPTATFVPFTAQTRMSGVDVQTHSGIRRIRKGAASAVMAWVRENGGHPTADVGESVDSISASGGTPLVVAEQRGDAPARALGVIHLKDVVKSGLRERFDELRRMGIRTVMITGDNALTARAIAAEAGVDDYLAEAKPEDKMALIKSEQAAGRMVAMTGDGTNDAPALAQADVGVAMNTGTSAAKEAGNMVDLDSNPTKLIEVVAIGKQLLITRGALTTFSIANDVAKYFAIIPAMFAGLYPQLDRINLMGLSSPESAMLSAVIFNALIIVALIPVALRGVRYRPRGASAMLRGNLLVYGLGGLIAPFVGIKLIDLVVSLLPGF
- the kdpA gene encoding potassium-transporting ATPase subunit KdpA, coding for MSLALAAVLQVGFLVLLLAAVHVPLGNYMAGVYSGTRHLRAERAVYRIGGIDPDSDQHWSVYTRSLLAFSAVSILVLYLLLRLQAYLPLSLGMTGLAPDGAWNTAVSFVTNTNWQWYSGESAMGHLAQMGGLAVQNFLSAAVGIAVAIALVRGFARQGTDRIGNFWVDLVRGTVRILLPIAFLAAIVLVIGGVVQNFDGAREITTITGDDQSIIGGPIASQEAIKNLGTNGGGFFNANSAHPFENPTAWTNLVEIFLLLVIPFSLPRTFGRMAGNQRQGTAIVSVMATLWLAAVTITTWAEMRGFGTVPGAAGGAMEGKELRFGPAASALFGASTTGTSTGSVNSFHDSYTGLGGGVTLLNMMLGEVAPGGVGAGLYGMLVMAVLAVFLAGLMVGRTPEYLGKKIGRKQVTLVALYILTMPTLLLAGAAITAASPALVDASVQESGPHGLSEILYAYASTVNNNGSAFAGFGANTPYQNTALGLAMLFGRFVPIVLVLALAGSLASQRKVSETTGTLPTHGPVFVGLLGFVVLIVAGLTFFPALALAPLSEALL